CTTGTATTTTATCTTTTTTTGAGATAAATCCATTTTTAATTCTAATTAAAGATACTACACCTAAATAGTTATCAAACCATGAATCAATTATAAGAGCTTGTAATGGACCATTTTTATTTCCTTTAGGAGCAGGAATATCAGTAACTATTTTTTCAATAAGTGTATCAATACCCTCACCTGTTTTAGCTGAACATTGAATAGAATTTTTAGTAGAAATTCCAATAATATCTTCAATTTCTTTTTTAACTCGACATACATCAGAACTAGGTAAATCAATTTTATTTAAAACAGGTAATACTGATAAATTCATTTTTAGTGCAGTTTGACAATTAGCTAATGTTTGAGCTTCTACTCCTTGAGTTGAATCAACAACTAATAATGCTCCCTCACAAGCAGATAATGATCTAGATACTTCATAAGAAAAATTTACATGACCAGGTGTATCAATAAAATTTAGTTGAAAAACATTATTTTTTTTATCTATATAATCAATCATAACGCTTTGTGCTTTAATCGTAATGCCTCTTTCTTTTTCTAGTTCCATTGAGTCTAAAACTTGATGAGACATCTCTCTATCACATAAACCACCACATTTTTGAATTAAACGATCTGATAAGGTTGATTTTCCATGATCAACATGAGCAATAATAGAAAAATTTCTTATATATTTCATTTTTTTAGATTAAACTTATTTTAAAATTAATTAAAAATTTTTTTTAATTATATTTTTAATATAAAAATGTATTTTATATGAATATTTTTTAAAAGTATAAACATTTAATATATTTCTTTTTTTATTTTAATATAATATATTTATGATTATTTTTATACTAAAGAATTGTTATAAAATAATATAAGTTATTTTATTTTTCTTTTAATTGTTTAATCTTAAAAAAGATGTAATTATTATGAATAAATGTAAAAAAAAAGTGATAATTGCTATGTCAGGAGGTGTTGATTCATCTGTAGCTGCATGGTTTTTAAAAAAAGACGCCTATCTTGTAGAAGGCTTATTTATGAAAAATTGGGAAGAAGATGATAAAAAAAATTATTGTCATGCTGCGAAAGATTTAAATGATGCAAAAAATGTTTGTAAAAAATTAAATATACATCTTCATAAAATGAATTTTTCTCAAGAATACTGGGATAAAGTATTTAAAAAATTTATAAATGAACATAAAAAAGGTAGAACACCTAATCCGGATATATTATGTAATAAAGAAATTAAATTTAAATTGTTTTTTAATTATTCTATTAACCAACTTAATGCAGATTATATTGCTACAGGTCATTATGCTCGAATTTTAAAAAAAAATGGGGTAAATTATCTTTTAAAAGGAATAGATTATCAAAAAGATCAAAGTTATTTTTTATATACTTTAAAAGATTATCAATTAAAAAAAATTTTATTTCCTATTGGAACATTTAAAAAAAGTCAAATTCGAATGATTGCAAAAAAAATAGGTTTAAAAATTGCAGAAAAAAAAGATTCTACAGGTATTTGTTTTATTGGTCCTAGAAATATAAATAATTTTCTTTCTAACTACATTTCTAAAAAAAAAGGTAATATAGTTACAATAAATGGAGAAATTATTGGTACACACAATGGTTTATTTCATTATACCATAGGACAACGTAAAGGATTAAACATTGGAGGAATTAAAGGAAAATACAATAATCCATGGTATGTAGTAAAAAAAAATAATAAAACAAATACATTAATTGTTGCACAAGGATTAAATAATCTATATTTAATGTCGATAGGTTTAATTGCCGAAAAAATTACTTGGATAAATAGTATTAACATTAAATTATCATTTTCTTGTTGCGCCAAAACAAGA
The Buchnera aphidicola (Protaphis terricola) genome window above contains:
- the mnmA gene encoding tRNA 2-thiouridine(34) synthase MnmA; this translates as MMNKCKKKVIIAMSGGVDSSVAAWFLKKDAYLVEGLFMKNWEEDDKKNYCHAAKDLNDAKNVCKKLNIHLHKMNFSQEYWDKVFKKFINEHKKGRTPNPDILCNKEIKFKLFFNYSINQLNADYIATGHYARILKKNGVNYLLKGIDYQKDQSYFLYTLKDYQLKKILFPIGTFKKSQIRMIAKKIGLKIAEKKDSTGICFIGPRNINNFLSNYISKKKGNIVTINGEIIGTHNGLFHYTIGQRKGLNIGGIKGKYNNPWYVVKKNNKTNTLIVAQGLNNLYLMSIGLIAEKITWINSINIKLSFSCCAKTRYRQNDVICKIEYINDFHIKVLFNSPVIAVTPGQSVVFYYNDICLGGGIIKRQLSLM